The following is a genomic window from Nitrososphaerota archaeon.
GAAGCTCCTCTAGGGGCTTCTCCTGGAACTCTATCCGCCTTTTGTCCTTGGACACCCACCTTATGGAAATGAGGCCGAGGATTTCAAGCTGCATGAGCACCTTGTCAAGCTCGTTCGGAGAGCACTTGCTTCCGTTCTTGTTCAGCGCCTCCAGGAGTTCGGAGTCCGTCGCGTTCTTCTTCTCCTTGATCCACTCGAATGCTGCATATCTGAGAGGGTATCTCATGAAATCCACACCGCTGTAGAAACGGCGTGTTCAGGGTGCCCCCGGCGGTATAAAAGGTATCAGTCGATGGCAGGGTCAGGACGGCGGCTGCGGTGGGAGTTTGCTAGACATCCGGCTCACCCCTGTCACCTCGTACTGGCTCACAAGAGGAGCCTTGGAAACCGCGTCTTCGATCCTGTCAACCACGCCTTCCTCTTCCGGCGCGACCACGTCGACGATGACGGCCGACAGCCCGAAGGCTATGGGCTCGACCCTCTGGCTTTTGATGCGGGCGGGTTCCGGGAGGTGGGCTGCGACCGAATCGGTGAGCTTCTGAAGGTCGGTCGCAGGGTCCTCAGGAAGGAGCTTGATTCTGATCAGGTAGGAACCCAACGGGCGCGCCTCCTAAGGCCCTTCGAAGCCGCAGTTGACGCATTTGTATCTCCTGGAGAACTTCCTGCATTTTTCCGAGCGCCAGATGACTGTCTCGTGGCAGCTCGGGCAGCTGAAGTGGACGGCCCTCTCGGCAGGCTTGATGGGCCTGTTGCATGAATTACAGAGGGGGAGCGTCACCGTGCCCTGGGACATTTCTTAAGGTCCCCTCCCGCCCCGGCAGATATAGGTTGCTGAAACGGGCTCTGTTAACTTGATTTTGGTTCAAGGTTCTCCCTGTTAACCGACTGGTGTTCCCTCCTAACCCAAAGACCCGGATGGCTCCGCCGCTGACAGTCACGATTAGCCCAAGGGCGGGGACAGACCGACTAGGCAAGACCGCCTTGAGTTTCACAAACCACAACTCCGCCGATAACGACGATGATCAGCCGAATGGTTGCCCCCCACCGGTCAAAACTCGGTTGGCTCAAATGCCCCCTCTCTCCTCCTTCAGACCATTTGAAGCGTGGGCCGTTAACCACGCCGGGGCCGGACAAGTCGGCCAAAGACGGGTTAACAGAGCCCTGGAACGGGGCGGGTCTCACCCCTCCACGAGGAGCGACCTGACCTCCGCCGAGGCCACGACCCTGGCGATCCTGAGAAGCCCTCCCACTCCCAAGGCGCCAAGCAGGGCGGTTGCGTGGAAGTCGAAGTCGGTCTGCGAGAGCCTCAGGACCAGCTTCGGGGTCGCCAACGATGTGAAGACCGCCTCGAGGTCGGAGTCGGAGAGCTTCTCGAAGACCCCGCGGAGCCTCAGCATGGCCTTCATCTCCTTCAGGAAGGCAACCTCCCATTCCCTCTGATACCGTTCGAGCAGCGCGGGCTTGTCCTGTTCGATGCTGGCGCAGGCCCATTTGGCCGCCATCACGGCCCCGGCGATGGAAGTCATGATCCCCCCCGCCGTGGTAGGCTTGACCTGGCCCGCCGACTCTCCCACGTATATCTTCCTCCCTTCCACGAAGTCCGCGGCTGGCCCTCCGACATAGATCGGCGCCGTGACCCGCCTCAGCACGTTGAAGCTCCTCCCGGCGAGGAACCCTTCGAGGGCTTTGTAGGGGCTCACCCCGTATCCCGCGGCTCCCACCTTCGCCCTGTGCCCTCCGAAGGGGATGACCCAGGCGAAGAACCCCGGATACCTTGCTGCGTCCACGAAGACCTCTACGACGTGTTCCCTTATCCAGTCCCCCTCCAGCTCGTACTTGGCCGCAGGGATTATGCCTCGACGGGGGCTTGACGCCGGTCCCGTGGCGTCCACGAAGAGCTTCGAAATCACCTTTTCCCCCCCTACCGAGACTTCCATCCGGTCTCCTTTCTGCTCCGCCCTGGCGACGCGCGTTCGGAGGGACACCACGGCCCCGTTCCTTTCAGCCGACGCCGCGACTTCCTTGTCAAACGCGCTCCTGTCCAAGACGACGACGTCGAGGGCCGTGGCGTTGACGGCGAAATGCCTCCCCGAAGGGGAGTGGAACACCGCCGAGAAGATCTTGTTCTGCACAGACGCCGGTCCCGGAGGGTAGCCGTACTTGCGCAGGCCCCTGAGGCTCACCAGGCCGTCGCACTTCTCAGGCTCTCCTATCTCAGGGTGCTCCTCGGCCACGAGGACCTTCGCCCCCCTCTTCGCCGCTTCGGAAGCAAAAGCCAGGCCGGCGACGCTCCCGCCGGCGACCACCACGTCGTACTCGTTGGTCACGTCCCAGGACTTTACAAAGCCTTAACCAGACTCGTAATAACCATTGGCAAACGCCGTCAATGAAGCAGGTCATAGTCGTGAGGTCGGACCTCAAGATGGGGAAGGGGAAGATCGCGGCACAGGTCGCGCACGCGTCGCTTTCAGCAGCCGAGATGGCTCAGCGGAAGCCCGCTTGGTATGAGGTCTGGAAGGAGGAAGGGCAGGCGAAGGTGGTGTTGAGGACCCAGTCCGAAGCAGAGCTCCGAGAGCTGTTTCAGAGGGCGAGGCGCGCTGGGCTCCCGGCGGCCCTGGTAGAGGACAGGGGGCTGACCCAGGTTGAGCCCGGGACAGTCACCTGCCTGGGGATCGGACCGGGGCCCGACGGAGAGATTGACGAGATAACCGGGAACCTCAGGCTGCTATGACCGAGCCCCCGACGGCGGAAAGAGCGGTGGGGATGGAGCTCTATGCTACTCCAGGGCCGCCCTGCGCAGGCCGCGCGAAGGTCACGCCGGGAGACTTCAGGGTCGAGGAAGTCATCGGCGCGGAAGGGCTGGAACGCGAGTGGAGCGCCGGGAAGTACCCGCTCTATCGGGTGGAGAAACGATCCATAGACACGATGCACATGGCGAGAGAGCTAGCTTCGGGGCTGAAGAGCAGGGTCAGCTACGGAGGGATGAAGGACAGCAGGGCCGTCGCGGTCCAATACGTCACCCCTACGAGCCTCAGATCATCTCGTCCCGCGCACGTGGAGGGGGCGAGGTATGAAGCCTCGCTCGTAGGGTACCTCCCCAGGCCGCTTTCCCGCTCCTCTGTGATCGCGAACAAGTTCGAGGTGGTCCTCAGGGACTGTTGCAGGGAGATCGGCGAGAGGGTCGCCGAGGCGCTCCGACTGGCCGAGGCCAGAGAGCTCCCCAACTACTATGGTCTGCAGAGGTTCGGAGCGACGAGCCCCGGCACCCATTCGATAGGAAGGGCGATGGTGAAGGGAGATTTCGAAGGCGCCGTCAACCTGCTCATCGGCAAGGGAACGAAAGGCGAGGAAGACGCTCCCCTCCCAAAAGGCAAAGACATGGAGACGAGGGTCTCGAAGGCGGTTGCGTCTCACCCTGGCGAATGGGTCAGGGCTCTGAGGGCGGTCCCCGTCAGCCTGCGCAGGCTCTACGTGCAGGCGTACCAGTCGTACATTTTCAACAAGGCCCTCAGCACGGCCCTGAAAAGGGGCGAAGACCTCTCGGGGTGCCGGCGGGGGGACAACTGGGCGTCTTGTGGGGAGAACGGCCTCCTGCTGTCGAAGGTGAGAGGGGTCAAGGAGGACCCGATCGCAGATGCTGTGCCGCTGATTCAGATGCCTGGATATGCCTACCGCGACTATGGGTCGCGGTTCGACGCGTGCACGGGCGAAGCGCTGAAAGCAGAGGGGGTCATCCCCGCCCAGTTCTACCTGAAGGAGATGCAGGAAGCCTCGTCAGAGGGCGGGTTCAGAAGGCCCCACCTGGCCGTAAGGGATGCCAAGTGGGACGTCCAAGAAGGGACTGTGAAGCTGAGCTTCACGCTTGCGCGGGGTCAGTATGCCACAGTCCTCCTTCGCGAGATGCTGAAACCCCAGGACCCGGCGGCATCTGGGCTCTTCTAGCCCCGAACCCTTATACAGGGTTCAGGGGGGCCAGCCAAAACGCCCATGCCTGACGACGTTTATGACATCACCATAATCGGCGCGGGTCCCAGCGGCCTCTTCGCGACATTCTATGCCGGACTGCGGCAGATGAAGACCAAGCTGATCGACGCGCTCGAAGAGCCGGGAGGCCAGGTGGCGGTCTTGTACCCAGAGAAGTACGTCTTCGACGCGCCTGGCTTCGCAAAGGTGCTCGCGAAAGACCTCGTGAAGAACCTAGTGGAGCAGGCCTTCCAGTACAATCCGACCGTGGTCCTTGGAGAGAGGGTGATGACCCTGCGCAGGGACAACGGACTGATCGAGCTCGGAACGGACAAAGGGACGACCCACGTTTCGAAGGCGGTCCTGATCGCGGCAGGCGTCGGAGCATTCTCCCCCAACAGGCTTGACGCCCAGGGCGCCTCGGACTACGAAGGGAAGGGAGTGTACTACTTCGTCAAAGACAAGAGCGCCTTCAGCGGGAAGAGGCTCCTTGTCGTTGGCGGTGGGAATTCGGCCGTGGACTGGGCGCTGAACATACAGGGGATCGCCAAGAAGATCACGCTGGTCCACAGGAGGGACGTGTTCAGGGCCCATGAGGGGAGCGTTTCCGAGCTTATGAAGTCGGGGTGCGACGTACGGCTCTTCCACGAGGTCAAGAGCGTAGAGGGAGACGGGTCGAAGGTCACTCAGGCGGTCATATTCGACAACCGGACGAAGGCAGAGGAGACGATCGACGTCGACGCGATACTGGTCAACATAGGGTTCCGGGCGGACCTGGGGCCCATCAAGGACTGGGGGCTGCAGATAGATGGGAGAGAGATCAGTGCGAACGGGAAGATGGAAACGAGCATCCCTGGGGTGTTCGTCTCAGGAGACATAGCGGGACCTCTGGACGGCGTGAAGCTCAACCTTATCGCGACCGGGTTCGCCCAGGCGGCCACGGCGGTGAACGTCGCAAAGGCGTACACCGACCCTACCTCTAAGATATTCCCAGGCCACAGCAGCGAGATGAAAGGGTAGCCTAGTCCAGGATCCCGAGCACGCGCTTGTAGTTGTAGTCGGCCCTGATGGCCGGGTGCTCCGGGTCGATCAGCACGCACTCATACCAGGCATGCATCCCGTCCTTCCACACCGGGTAGGAGCCCAAGACCTTCATGTTCGGATGCCTCTCCTGCACCCTCCTCTCGGCGACCTGCTGGGACGAGACCGCCGATTTTATCTTGAGGACCCCCATGTGCTTGGGTCTCCTCCCTGACGTGGGGCGCTGCTTCCTCATCCCGCCCCGCGAGACCCTCATCCTCACCACGATCACCCCTTCCTTCGCCTTGTAGCCCAGAGCCCTCGCCCGGTCGAGCCTCCAAGGGCGGTCCACCCTTAGGAGGGCGGGCTGCTTCCTCAACTCGACGGCCCTGGACCTCATGTCCCCTCCCTTCTCGTGGAGCACCTGCTGCCAGGTCTTGGAGATCCGAGCGTAGACGGGCATTCGGACGCCTCGTTCGCTGTCGGCAAATAAACGTTGAGTCAGCTCTTCGAAAAGAAGGCTCTGACCTTCTCCCCTACCACCACGATGGCGTTGGTCTGCGCCTCCTCGGTCTGGCCCCCTATGTGGGGTGTGAGTATGGTGTTGGGCGCCTTGAGTATGTCCCCCGTGGGTGGCTCTGCCTCAAAGACATCGAGGGCTGCGCCCCCGATTTTCCCTGCCGCGAGGGCCTTGGAGAGGGCGGCCTCGTCTATCACGCCTCCCCTAGAGGTGTTCACGACCACGCTCCCCCTCTTCATCCTTGCCAGCCTGGCGGCGCCGACCATCCCAACCGTTTCGGGAGTCATGGGGACGTGCAACGTGATGTAGTCAGACGAGGAGAAGAGCTCGTCCAGGGACACCGCCCTGGCTCCGACCGGAGAGAGCAGGTCAGGGGAGATGGGGATTACGTCGTACACGAGAACGGACATGCCCAGCGTCCTCCCGATCTCCGCTATCCGCCTTCCAATCCTACCGAACCCGACTATGCCGAGGGTCCTCCCCTTCATCTCCCTCCCGACGAGGGCGTTCTTCTCCCACTTACCGGATTTCGTGCTGACGTCGGCTTCGACCAGCTTCCGGCTGAGGGCAAGCATCAGCAAGACCACGTGCTCAGCCACCGCCTCGACGAGGGACTCGGGACTGTTGACCACGGTCACCCCCTTCTCCTTCGCGTAGCTGACGTCTACGTTGTCGAGGCCGGTGCCGGGACGGGCGACCAGCTTGAGGCGCCCCGCCCTGTCGAGGACTTCCCGGTCAACCTTCGTCCTGCTCCTTACAATCAGCGCATCGTACTCCCCAGCCACGGTCAAGAGCTCGTCTCTGGTTATGTCAGGCCGGTAGTCCACCGTTATATCTGGGCCCAGCGAAAGCCGTTCGAGCTCGACGTGGTCGCAAATCAGTACCCTGACCATGACTTCAACCCCAGCCGCGCCGTATCAGACACCGGCGATATATCGGTTGAACCTAAAGGACCGTAGGCCAGCGACGCAAGGGTCGAACCGTTGGGGATCGACGATAGGAGCCCACCTGGATCGGGATTGAACCTTCCCACGGTCTCCACGCTCACAACCCGACCCCTTTGGTCATATGCTATGGCGCAGACGGAGCACGGGTCTTGCTTTGAAGCGACCGTCGCCACTCCCTCTCGAGAGCGCAGGCTTGCCATAGGCGGCCCGTAGCGGAACCAAGACAGCCCGAAGATCACTGAGAAGAAGCTGCGTCCCGGGCGGAAGCTGACCTCGCCACCTGCAGCGTTCGCCCCTGCGACCCTCCCCGAAGCCGCCGGAAGGTTCAGGGTACCCTCGGGAGAGACCAGCCCCGATGGTTCGGCGCAACCGCCCGCGGCGTACACTGTCTCGGCCCCTGTCCTGAGAAAAGAGTCGACGACGACGCCCCCCGAATGCCCGAGCCGGGCCGGAAGTGAGGGGACCCGCGGCCGCCTCAATGGGACCTGGACAAAGGTGTCACATGGGATGACTTCACCTTCCGCTATCATGGCCTCCACCCGGCCTTGGCCGACCACCCGGCTGGCCTGCCCGGTACGCAGAGAGACCCCCCTTTCTGCGGCGCCCGCGGCGATCGCTGCCATGGCGCCTGCACCTGGTGCGCCGAAAGACCAGCAGGAAGCGACGAGCGCCACCTTCCTCCCCCCAGCCGCGAGCCTCTCCGCAACCTCAAGCCCTCGGACGCCTTCCCCTGTCACCACAGAGCGTTCCGACCCCGCGATGGAGCGCCCAAGTTGCTCGTACTTGTATGGCGCATCCAGAAAGTATGACCCTCGCTTCCCTACCCCCTCGACCCCCCTTGAGCCGTTCGAGGTCCCGGTGACTACGACTATGGCATCCGCCCGCAACGTCGGCCCCGACGCCGTAGTCGCCTGGGCGGGACCGACAGAAACGATCTTCGTCCCGAGCTCGACCGGGACCCCTGCTTTGTGCGAATCGGCAGTGCCGGACAGGAGGCTGCCGCCGATCAGGTCAGGCCAGGCTCTCCAGGGGGGGTCCAGCCTCTCAGACTGGTCGACGACCGTCACGTCTGCCCCACGTTCCAGTGCCTCCCGGGCCGCTTCCATCCCCGCCGTGCCACCCCCCACGACCACGACCCTGGGCAACCGTCCTCGTCCGGCCTGAGACGGTTATAACAGGCGGGCAGAACGGCCGCAACGTGCTCGTGGGAGTCGTCGGCAAACCTAATGTCGGGAAGTCGACCTTCTTCTCAGCCGCGACCCTGAAGGACGTGCAGATCGCCGATTACCCGTTCACGACCATCAAGCCGAACGTCGGCGTGGCACATCTGTCTGTAGAGTGCGTCTGCAAGGAGATGGGGGTCACCGACTCTCCCCGCAACTCGACATGCCTTGATGGGAAGAGGCTGGTCCCGGTGAAGGTCGTAGACGTGGCGGGCCTGGTGGAAGGGGCGGCCTCCGGGAAGGGGCTCGGGAACCAGTTCCTCGACGATCTGAGGCAGGCTGACGCGCTCATCCACGTGGTCGATGCGTCAGGCTCGACGGATATCGAAGGCAGGAAGGTCCCCCCCGGGAGCCATGACCCGGCCCAGGACATAGACATGGTCGAAAGAGAGTTCGATCTCTGGATGTACGGGATACTGAAGAGGGACTGGGAGAGGGCGACCAGGTCTCTAGAGCAGACCGGGGGGAAGGTAGTGGAACACCTGGCTGAGAGGCTGTCGGGGCTCTCTGTGACGCTGCCTGACGTCGAAGAAGTGGTGCTCAGGCTGCACCTCAGGACCGAGAAACCGAGCGCCTGGACTGACGGGCAGATCCTGGAGCTTGTGAGGGAGACCAGGAAACTGACGAAGCCTTCGCTTCTCGCGGCTAACAAGGCAGACCTGCCCACGTCGAAGGCGAACATCGAGTCGCTCAGGAGGACCGGGAGAGAAGTGGTGCCATGCGCATCCGAAGCCGAGCTTCTCCTCCGCAGGGCCGCCGAACGGGGGCTCGTGACCTACTCCCCTGGCGACCCAGGATTCGCCGTGAAGGACCCGGGAAGGCTCACCCCCGCCCAGGCGGGGGCGCTCGCCATGGTCGAGGAGAAGGTGATGAGAGCCTACGGAGGGACCGGGGTCCAAGAGGCAGTGAACAGGGCCTTCTTCGGCCTCCTCAGGGCGGTCGTCGTGTTCCCCGTCGAAGACGAGACCAAGCTGACAGACAGGGAAGGGAGGGTCCTCCCCGACGCCTTCGTGATGAAGGGAGGGTCGACGACCCTCGACCTCGCCAGGACTGTGCACACAGAGCTAGCAGAGGGCTTCCTGTACGCGGTAGACGCCCGGACGGGGAAGAGGCTCGGAGCCGACCATCCTCTGAAGAACAGGGATATAGTGAAGATAGTGTCAAGCGGCAAGAGGGGCTAATGGCTCGGCCTTCCTCGCCGTAGGCCTCGCAATCAGCTTGCTCTTCCTGACCCCGACGTGCCTGAGACGGGTCACCTTCTTGGCTTCGTTGTACACGTCAGACGCCACCTTCTGGAGGACCAGTTCCTGGGCGAACCCCTCGTAGCTCATGCCGGCGGCCTTCTCCCCGATGACCTTGTCCATGATTAGGCGGAGGTCGTGCTTCTTCGAGCTGTTCATCTTCCCCTGGGAGAGCGCCGTGCAGTAGACTCTGACCACGTAGCCGTCCTTCGTGGTGTAGTCCCTTATGAAATCGGACATCGAAGAACCGCGGCGGATCAGGCTCCTGAGGAACTCCCTGGAATATTCGTGCCCCTTGAACACCGTGTATGCCGTCTCACCCTCGACCCTGTCGATCTGGAAGAAGAGCTTGAACGCGTAGTGCTGGGGGTCCTGCTTCAGGATGTCGTAGAGGGTCGTCTCGATGACCCTGCCTTCGGGCTTCTGGACGTCTGTCAGCGGGACCTTGGCTATGGGGGCGTTGCCGAAGGACGGAGAGGCGGTGACGGTCACCCACGACTTCAGCTTCCACTTGTCCCTCACTTTGGCTACTTTCTTCGGCAAACGAAGGCGCCCCGCCCGTCTCGCGCTTATAACCTCAGCGCTGCTGTAGCGCGCCTATCTTCCCCATGTAGGGAGCCAGGGCCTTCGGAATCTTCACGGTGCCGTCCTTCTCCTGGAAGTTTTCTAGGATGGCCACCAGCGTCCTTGTGACCACCCCCGTGGAGTTGAGGGTGTGGAGCGTCGCTGTCGGGTCGCTCTGCTTGTCCCTGTACCTGATTCTCGACCTCCGGGCCTGAAAATCGGTGATGTTGCTGGCAGAGACCATTTCCCTGTACTTTCCCTGCCCTGGAAGCCAGGCCTCGAGGTCGTAGGTCTTGGCAGACATGAACCCGGTGTCTCCGCCACACAGGGTGACGACCCTGTGTGGTATCCCGAGGTCTTGGTAGATCTTCTCGGCGTTCGAAATGAGCTCCTCGTGGAGCGTCCAGCTGTCCTCGGGCCTGCAGAACACCACCTGTTCCACCTTGTAGAACTGGTGGCCCCGGAATATCCCCTTCGTGTCTTTGCCGTGGGCGCCCGCTTCCACCCTGAAGCAGGGGCTGAAACCGCAGTACTTGATAGGGAGCTCGGACGCCCGGATGATCTCGTCGGAGTGCATCGACACCAGCGGGTGCTCAGAAGTCGCTATCAGGTGGAGGTCTTCGCCCTCGACCTTGTAGATGACCGGACCGAAGTCGTCGAGGTTCACGACCCCCTCATATGCAGACCGGTTGAGCATGAAGGGCGGCTCCACGGCCACGAACCCCTTGGACCTGAAGAAGTCCAAGGCATACTGCATTATAGCGTGCTCCAGCTTGACGGCATCCCCCTTCAGAAAGTAGAAGCGCGCTCCCGCCACCTTCGCCCCCCTCTCCATGTCCACCATCCCCAGCGAAGTCAGGATGTCTATGTGGTCCCTGGGCTTGAAGTCGAACTCGGGCTTTCCGCCCCAGGTCCTCACGGTCACGCTCTCGGACTCGTCCTTTCCGTCGGGGACGCTGGAGTGGAGCATGTTGGGGAGGCTCATGAGGGCCTTCGTCAGCCTCTCGTTCGCCTTGTCTGCCTCTAGGTCAAGCCCCTTGATCTTCTGAGGGATTCCTTTGACCTCTTCGAGTTTTTCCTCTATCGGAGCCCCCTTCTTCTTCAGGGACGCCACCTCCGCCGTCAGGTCGTTCTGCCTGTGCCTGAGCCTGTCGGCTTCGGTCTTCAGCTTCCTCCACTCTGCGTCGGCGTCGGCGGCCTCCTTGACGAGCGGGACCTTGTCCTGGGCTCCCCTCCTGGTCAGGTTCACCACTATCGTCTCGGGGTTTTCCCTGACCAGTTTGATGTCCATCATGTCGACTTCACACCCTTGGGCCGACCGTCTGTCCTACGCGATAATAGCGATATCTCCTCGAAGAGCGCGATGTCCCGTAGAAACGCAAGGGCGGTCGAGAGGGACGTCGAGACGGAGTCCGAGTCGATGGAGAAAGTGATCCCTCTCCCGCTCTCTGCGACCGAGATTTTGAGCCCCTTAGGGAGCCCCTCGTTGTCAGGGGCGAGTACAGAAGCGAGCCGCTCCCGGATCCTCTTGTCAGCGCAGGTCACTCTGAGCGCTGCGGAGGCCTTCAACTCAGGACCCGTGCCTCGACGGCCTTGGAGAAGGTTCCGACGGCGGACGAGGGGATCTTGGCCCCCGCTGCCATCTCGTGCCCTCCCCCGACCCCCTTCACGGCCTCGGCCGCTTCCCTCATTATCGCCCCCAGGTTTACCGAGCCGTCGAAGGAATCGCCTACTCGGGAGGAGACCTTCACCTCGGACCCCTGACTCGCTGCGGTCCCGACGACGACCTTGGCCTTGAACTCCGGAGAAGAGGTCAGGATGGAGATGACCGGGCCGAGGAGCTTCTCGTCCACTATCCCTTCGCCGTTGACAAAGACCAGCTTTCCGTGTCCTTCTATCCTGGACCGGTCGGAGGTGATACCTTCCAGGGCCTTGTTGATCCCTGATCTGTACGCCGCGAGGACCTTCGTCGCGTCCTTGAGCGCCTGGGACCTGTCTCCAAGGCAGATGGAGACCCCGACCCCGGGAGCGCCCATCCTTCCGCAGGAGTTGAGCAGGGTCCCGAACTCTCTCGCGTCCCTCAGCGGGGTGAACGTGTCCTCGAACCGCTGCACATAGACCTCTCCGAAGAGGCCCGCGAGCGCCTCGGTGGACCCTTCTTCGGCCCCCAGTGCCCCCGCTATGATCTCCGTGAGGCCCTTCTTTTCCTCGTCGGAGAGCGAGGAGATGGTCCTCCAGGTCCCGCCGTCCTTCAGCTTCATCCCCGACTGGTGGAGCAAGGCGAGGACCGCGTCCTTGCTCCCGGTGAGGCCCTTGAGGAACGGCGTCGAAGTCAAGGCGACTGCTTCGTGGATGGGCCTGGTCTCCCTCCCTGTGAACATGAGGTCGGTCGACGCCGCAAGGAGCCCGGTTGACCTGGCGGCATCCATGGCGGACCTGTTCAGGCCGGTGAGGGACCTCCCCTCCCCGGAGTCCTGGCGGTCCGCGAGCGCTCCGACCACCGCCAGCGGGGCCAGGTCCCGGTTAGCCGGGTCCACCGCCTCCGAAAAGAAGTAAGCCATAGCGGACGAGCATGCCTCCCTCCCCCCGTCGTAGCCGTAGTTCCAGGCGTTCACCACGACGGGCTTCGCCGCGTCTGCTTCGGAGATCTGATGGTGGTCGATTATCAGGAACCTCTCCCCGAGCGCCGCCTGTAGTTCGCTGACGAGGGCCGAGCCCAAGTCGGTGAAGATGTGAAGGTCATAGCCTGCGCCGCCGATCTGTTCGATGGTCTTGAGGTCGAGGTCCGGGACCGCCCTCAGGGTGACGTTGGCCCCTTTGCGCATGAGAGACGCGAAGACTATCGAGCCGCTGCAGAGGCCATCGGCGTCGATGTGTGTTACAACCAGGATCTTCTTCCCCCCAGTAGCGGCGCTGAGTATAACCGGGACGAGACTCAGGTACCTCGCCCGGAGACCATCGAGGTCAGCCAAAGGGGCCTCGCCAGCTATGCCAGCTGCGCGACCACGGCGGTGTACTTGAAGTCGGGCGGGAGGATCCCTCTCTCCTTGTAGTACTTTGAAAGCCTGTAGATCTTTGCTTCCACTAGTTCCAGGGAATGGACGTTCTTCCTGTCGCTCTTGTGGGTCCCGAGGTGTTTCTGCACCCTCTGGGCTCTTTGTATCAGGTCCTGGAGGTCCTGCGGTGTCTTCGGGGCGGCCTTCCCTTCGGCCAGTATCTTCCCGAGGGGCTTG
Proteins encoded in this region:
- a CDS encoding elongation factor 1-beta translates to MGSYLIRIKLLPEDPATDLQKLTDSVAAHLPEPARIKSQRVEPIAFGLSAVIVDVVAPEEEGVVDRIEDAVSKAPLVSQYEVTGVSRMSSKLPPQPPS
- a CDS encoding DUF1610 domain-containing protein, with amino-acid sequence MSQGTVTLPLCNSCNRPIKPAERAVHFSCPSCHETVIWRSEKCRKFSRRYKCVNCGFEGP
- a CDS encoding NAD(P)/FAD-dependent oxidoreductase, with translation MTNEYDVVVAGGSVAGLAFASEAAKRGAKVLVAEEHPEIGEPEKCDGLVSLRGLRKYGYPPGPASVQNKIFSAVFHSPSGRHFAVNATALDVVVLDRSAFDKEVAASAERNGAVVSLRTRVARAEQKGDRMEVSVGGEKVISKLFVDATGPASSPRRGIIPAAKYELEGDWIREHVVEVFVDAARYPGFFAWVIPFGGHRAKVGAAGYGVSPYKALEGFLAGRSFNVLRRVTAPIYVGGPAADFVEGRKIYVGESAGQVKPTTAGGIMTSIAGAVMAAKWACASIEQDKPALLERYQREWEVAFLKEMKAMLRLRGVFEKLSDSDLEAVFTSLATPKLVLRLSQTDFDFHATALLGALGVGGLLRIARVVASAEVRSLLVEG
- a CDS encoding peptidyl-tRNA hydrolase, translated to MKQVIVVRSDLKMGKGKIAAQVAHASLSAAEMAQRKPAWYEVWKEEGQAKVVLRTQSEAELRELFQRARRAGLPAALVEDRGLTQVEPGTVTCLGIGPGPDGEIDEITGNLRLL
- the truD gene encoding tRNA pseudouridine(13) synthase TruD → MTEPPTAERAVGMELYATPGPPCAGRAKVTPGDFRVEEVIGAEGLEREWSAGKYPLYRVEKRSIDTMHMARELASGLKSRVSYGGMKDSRAVAVQYVTPTSLRSSRPAHVEGARYEASLVGYLPRPLSRSSVIANKFEVVLRDCCREIGERVAEALRLAEARELPNYYGLQRFGATSPGTHSIGRAMVKGDFEGAVNLLIGKGTKGEEDAPLPKGKDMETRVSKAVASHPGEWVRALRAVPVSLRRLYVQAYQSYIFNKALSTALKRGEDLSGCRRGDNWASCGENGLLLSKVRGVKEDPIADAVPLIQMPGYAYRDYGSRFDACTGEALKAEGVIPAQFYLKEMQEASSEGGFRRPHLAVRDAKWDVQEGTVKLSFTLARGQYATVLLREMLKPQDPAASGLF
- a CDS encoding NAD(P)/FAD-dependent oxidoreductase yields the protein MPDDVYDITIIGAGPSGLFATFYAGLRQMKTKLIDALEEPGGQVAVLYPEKYVFDAPGFAKVLAKDLVKNLVEQAFQYNPTVVLGERVMTLRRDNGLIELGTDKGTTHVSKAVLIAAGVGAFSPNRLDAQGASDYEGKGVYYFVKDKSAFSGKRLLVVGGGNSAVDWALNIQGIAKKITLVHRRDVFRAHEGSVSELMKSGCDVRLFHEVKSVEGDGSKVTQAVIFDNRTKAEETIDVDAILVNIGFRADLGPIKDWGLQIDGREISANGKMETSIPGVFVSGDIAGPLDGVKLNLIATGFAQAATAVNVAKAYTDPTSKIFPGHSSEMKG
- a CDS encoding 50S ribosomal protein L15e — protein: MPVYARISKTWQQVLHEKGGDMRSRAVELRKQPALLRVDRPWRLDRARALGYKAKEGVIVVRMRVSRGGMRKQRPTSGRRPKHMGVLKIKSAVSSQQVAERRVQERHPNMKVLGSYPVWKDGMHAWYECVLIDPEHPAIRADYNYKRVLGILD
- a CDS encoding hydroxyacid dehydrogenase; amino-acid sequence: MVRVLICDHVELERLSLGPDITVDYRPDITRDELLTVAGEYDALIVRSRTKVDREVLDRAGRLKLVARPGTGLDNVDVSYAKEKGVTVVNSPESLVEAVAEHVVLLMLALSRKLVEADVSTKSGKWEKNALVGREMKGRTLGIVGFGRIGRRIAEIGRTLGMSVLVYDVIPISPDLLSPVGARAVSLDELFSSSDYITLHVPMTPETVGMVGAARLARMKRGSVVVNTSRGGVIDEAALSKALAAGKIGGAALDVFEAEPPTGDILKAPNTILTPHIGGQTEEAQTNAIVVVGEKVRAFFSKS
- a CDS encoding FAD-dependent oxidoreductase, which encodes MPRVVVVGGGTAGMEAAREALERGADVTVVDQSERLDPPWRAWPDLIGGSLLSGTADSHKAGVPVELGTKIVSVGPAQATTASGPTLRADAIVVVTGTSNGSRGVEGVGKRGSYFLDAPYKYEQLGRSIAGSERSVVTGEGVRGLEVAERLAAGGRKVALVASCWSFGAPGAGAMAAIAAGAAERGVSLRTGQASRVVGQGRVEAMIAEGEVIPCDTFVQVPLRRPRVPSLPARLGHSGGVVVDSFLRTGAETVYAAGGCAEPSGLVSPEGTLNLPAASGRVAGANAAGGEVSFRPGRSFFSVIFGLSWFRYGPPMASLRSREGVATVASKQDPCSVCAIAYDQRGRVVSVETVGRFNPDPGGLLSSIPNGSTLASLAYGPLGSTDISPVSDTARLGLKSWSGY
- a CDS encoding redox-regulated ATPase YchF produces the protein MLVGVVGKPNVGKSTFFSAATLKDVQIADYPFTTIKPNVGVAHLSVECVCKEMGVTDSPRNSTCLDGKRLVPVKVVDVAGLVEGAASGKGLGNQFLDDLRQADALIHVVDASGSTDIEGRKVPPGSHDPAQDIDMVEREFDLWMYGILKRDWERATRSLEQTGGKVVEHLAERLSGLSVTLPDVEEVVLRLHLRTEKPSAWTDGQILELVRETRKLTKPSLLAANKADLPTSKANIESLRRTGREVVPCASEAELLLRRAAERGLVTYSPGDPGFAVKDPGRLTPAQAGALAMVEEKVMRAYGGTGVQEAVNRAFFGLLRAVVVFPVEDETKLTDREGRVLPDAFVMKGGSTTLDLARTVHTELAEGFLYAVDARTGKRLGADHPLKNRDIVKIVSSGKRG